The proteins below come from a single Crossiella sp. CA-258035 genomic window:
- a CDS encoding DUF6596 domain-containing protein: MAEPTGRAAVAAVWRIESARIVGALARGTGDFALAEDLAQEALAEALVTWPREGVPRSPAGWLLTVGRRRAVDAFRRRAALDHRYAAFARGLDDGGAYAGSEPSATGDLLWDPDQLDDDVLALMFISCHPVLSRQARVSLTLRVVGGLTSEEIARAFLVPTATVQARITRAKKTLAAARVPFEVPSGRERAERLGSVLSVVYLIFTEGSSASSGSDLIRVDLAGEAQRLARVLARLMPTEPEVLGLLALLELTAARFPARIGPDGEPVLLEHQNRGRWDQAAIRRGRAALTRAQRVGRGLGAYGVQAAIAECHAVAESVAATNWARIVLLYEALGRVAPSPVVELNRAVAVSMAQGPTAALPIVDELVAAKSLPTSHLLPSVRGELLTRLGRAEEARAELARAIGLCGNKKERALLARKIADLG; encoded by the coding sequence ATGGCTGAACCCACCGGGCGGGCGGCGGTGGCCGCGGTGTGGCGGATCGAGTCGGCGCGGATCGTCGGTGCGCTCGCCCGCGGCACCGGCGACTTCGCGCTGGCCGAGGACCTCGCCCAGGAGGCGCTGGCCGAGGCGTTGGTGACCTGGCCGCGGGAGGGGGTGCCGCGCAGTCCGGCGGGGTGGCTGCTCACCGTGGGCAGGCGCCGGGCCGTCGACGCCTTCCGCAGGCGCGCCGCGCTCGACCACCGGTACGCCGCCTTCGCCCGTGGCCTGGACGACGGCGGGGCGTACGCCGGCAGCGAGCCCTCGGCCACCGGTGACCTGCTGTGGGATCCGGATCAGCTCGACGACGACGTGCTGGCGCTGATGTTCATCTCCTGCCACCCGGTGCTGTCCAGACAAGCCCGGGTGAGCCTGACCCTGCGCGTGGTCGGCGGCCTGACCAGCGAGGAGATCGCCAGAGCGTTCCTGGTGCCGACCGCGACCGTGCAGGCCCGGATCACCAGGGCGAAGAAGACCCTGGCCGCGGCGCGGGTGCCGTTCGAGGTGCCGTCGGGGCGGGAGCGGGCGGAGCGGCTGGGGTCGGTGCTCAGCGTGGTCTACCTGATCTTCACCGAGGGGTCCTCGGCCAGCTCCGGCAGCGACCTGATCCGGGTCGACCTGGCAGGGGAGGCCCAGCGCCTGGCGCGGGTGCTCGCACGGCTGATGCCCACTGAGCCTGAGGTGCTCGGACTGCTCGCGCTGCTGGAACTGACCGCCGCGCGCTTCCCCGCCCGCATCGGCCCGGACGGTGAACCGGTGCTGCTGGAACACCAGAACCGCGGCCGCTGGGACCAGGCCGCGATCCGCCGGGGCCGGGCCGCGCTGACCCGCGCCCAGCGGGTCGGCCGCGGGCTCGGCGCCTACGGCGTGCAGGCCGCGATCGCGGAATGCCATGCCGTGGCGGAGTCGGTGGCGGCGACGAACTGGGCGCGGATCGTGCTGCTCTACGAAGCACTCGGCCGGGTCGCGCCGTCGCCGGTGGTCGAGCTCAACCGGGCGGTCGCGGTCTCCATGGCGCAGGGGCCGACCGCGGCGCTGCCGATCGTGGACGAGCTGGTGGCCGCGAAGTCCCTGCCGACCTCGCACCTGCTGCCCAGCGTGCGCGGGGAGCTGCTCACCCGCCTGGGACGCGCCGAGGAGGCGCGGGCGGAACTGGCGCGGGCGATCGGGTTGTGCGGCAACAAGAAGGAACGGGCGTTGCTGGCCCGCAAGATCGCCGACCTCGGCTGA